One Pelorhabdus rhamnosifermentans genomic window carries:
- a CDS encoding type IV pilin protein, giving the protein MRCGFTFIELIVVLAVVAILASICIPSYSQQGDLQLTLMVHQLVSEIYHLQCLSECYGVAVLNFWDDEESGHYVVFVNNELVKIVHLPRNIFFGSDLGEIRYDNGWPMTGYTIALTGHKRTHYIEYIIIALSTGRIRTERQPSFQEGAIP; this is encoded by the coding sequence GTGCGTTGCGGCTTTACTTTTATAGAGCTGATCGTCGTTTTAGCTGTTGTAGCTATTCTAGCTTCCATTTGTATTCCTTCCTATTCTCAGCAAGGCGACCTTCAACTTACTCTTATGGTTCATCAATTGGTTAGCGAAATCTATCATCTTCAATGCCTTTCTGAATGCTATGGAGTGGCGGTTTTAAACTTTTGGGATGATGAGGAAAGCGGACATTATGTAGTTTTTGTCAATAATGAACTCGTCAAAATAGTGCATTTGCCGCGTAATATATTTTTTGGCAGTGATTTAGGTGAGATTAGATATGACAATGGCTGGCCCATGACAGGCTATACGATCGCGTTGACAGGCCATAAAAGAACCCATTATATCGAATATATTATTATTGCCTTATCTACTGGACGTATTCGCACTGAGCGACAGCCATCTTTTCAGGAAGGGGCGATCCCATGA
- a CDS encoding type IV pilus modification PilV family protein, which produces MISNERGFLFIDVIVAMTILTVTVAAIGQCFVTLFQVTKYSRSALIEKFFVQQKLEQMKSATLTAETNEFDEMLLLDQQIFVRHTKISVHPAYPSLFRVTVTVRQPGSPNSPSVTCFTDVLNKGSDLHP; this is translated from the coding sequence ATGATTTCGAATGAAAGAGGGTTCCTTTTCATCGATGTCATTGTAGCCATGACTATTCTTACAGTCACTGTCGCTGCGATTGGTCAATGTTTTGTTACCTTATTTCAGGTTACAAAATATTCACGATCTGCACTCATTGAAAAGTTCTTTGTCCAGCAAAAATTGGAACAAATGAAAAGCGCAACTCTGACAGCAGAAACGAATGAGTTTGATGAAATGCTTTTGCTTGATCAGCAAATTTTTGTGAGACATACGAAAATTTCTGTTCATCCGGCTTATCCGTCACTCTTTCGCGTTACTGTGACTGTTAGACAGCCAGGTTCACCAAATAGTCCCTCTGTAACCTGTTTCACTGATGTTCTCAATAAGGGCAGTGATCTTCATCCGTAA
- a CDS encoding late competence development ComFB family protein produces the protein MIVKNYMEDLVWQTLDEILVCYPQVCQCEHCRYDIAAIALNALPPQYVVSRKGEAFTHIQMLDSQFKTDIVAALSRGIAIVENNPNHFK, from the coding sequence ATGATTGTTAAAAATTATATGGAAGATTTAGTTTGGCAGACTTTGGATGAAATTTTAGTCTGCTATCCGCAAGTTTGTCAGTGTGAACACTGCCGATATGATATTGCGGCCATTGCATTAAATGCGCTGCCACCACAGTATGTTGTCAGTCGTAAGGGGGAAGCATTTACGCACATTCAGATGCTTGATTCTCAATTTAAAACAGATATTGTTGCTGCGCTCAGCCGGGGCATTGCTATTGTCGAAAACAATCCAAATCATTTTAAATAG